A genome region from Canis lupus dingo isolate Sandy chromosome 7, ASM325472v2, whole genome shotgun sequence includes the following:
- the RMC1 gene encoding regulator of MON1-CCZ1 complex, which produces MGEEDYYLELCERPVHFEKANPVNCVFFDEANKQVFAVRSGGATGVVVKGPEDRNPISFRMEDKGEVKCIKFSLENKILAVQRTSKTVDFSNFIPDSSQLEYTQECKTKNANILGFCWTSSTEIVFITDQGIEFYQVLPEKRNLKLLKSQNINVNWYMYCPEGAVILLSTTVLGNVLQPFYFRAGTMSKLPKFEIELPAVPKSTKLNLSERDIAMATIYGQLYVLFLRHHSRTSNSTGAEVVLYHLPREGACKKTHILKLSRTGKFALNVVDNLVVVHHQDTETSVIFDIKLRGEFDGTVTFHHPVLPARSIQPYQIPVAGPAPVTSQSPVPCKLYSSSWIVFQPDIIISASQGYLWNLQVKLQPIVNLLPDKGRLMDFLLQRKECKMVILSVCSQMLSESDRATLPVIATVFDKLNHEYKKYLDAEQSYTMALEAGQSRSSPLLKRPVRTQAVIDQSDMYTHVLSVFTEKKDMPHKFVIAVLMEYIRSLNQFQITVQHYLHELVIKTLVQHNLFYMLHQFLQYHVLSDSKPLACLLLSLESFYPPAHQLSLDMLKRLSTANDEIVEVLLSKHQVLAALRFIRGIGGHDNISARKFLDAAKQTEDNMLFYTIFRFFEQRNQRLRGNPNFTPGEHCEEHVAFFKQVFGDQALMRPTTF; this is translated from the exons ATGGGCGAGGAGGACTACTATCTGGAGCTGTGCGAGCGGCCGGTGCACTTCGAGAAGGCGAACCCGGTCAACTGCGTCTTCTTCGATGAGGCCAACAAGCAG GTTTTTGCAGTTCGGTCAGGTGGAGCTACGGGCGTGGTGGTTAAAGGCCCAGAAGACAGGAATCCCATCTCATTCCG AATGGAAGACAAAGGAGAAGTGAAGTGCATCAAGTTTTCCTTGGAAAATAAGATATTGGCTGTTCAAAGGACCTCAAAGACTGTG gaTTTTTCTAACTTTATCCCGGATAGTTCTCAGCTGGAATACACTCAAGAGTGCAAG ACCAAGAATGCCAACATATTAGGATTCTGTTGGACCAGTTCTACTGAAATTGTCTTCATAACAGATCAAGGAATTGAATTTTACCAG GTGTTACCAGAGAAACGGAATCTGAAACTCCTGAAGAGCCAGAATATCAATGTGAACTGGTACATGTACTGCCCCGAGGGTGCTGTGATCCTGCTGTCTACCACGGTCCTTGGAAATGTGCTGCAGCCCTTTTATTTTCGG GCTGGCACGATGTCGAAGCTGCCCAAGTTTGAGATTGAATTGCCAGCGGTGCCCAAGTCAACTAAGCTGAACCTTTCTGAGAGAGACATTGCGATGGCCACGAT ATACGGACAGCTTTATGTTCTCTTCTTGAGGCATCATTCTCGGACCTCCAATAGTACAGGAGCGGAGGTAGTCCTATATCATCTACCACG AGAAGGTGCCTGTAAAAAGACGCATATACTAAAGTTATCTCGGACGGGGAAGTTTGCCCTGAATGTGGTGGATAACCTGGTGGTCGTTCATCATCAGGATACAGAG ACCTCGGTGATATTTGACATCAAGTTAAGAGGAGAGTTTGATGGCACTGTCACCTTCCATCACCCGGTGCTCCCAGCGCGCTCCATTCAGCCCTATCAGATCCCCGTGGCAG GTCCTGCTCCTGTGACCAGCCAGTCTCCTGTCCCGTGCAAACTCT ATTCTTCATCCTGGATTGTCTTTCAACCTGACATCATCATCAGTGCAAGCCAAG GCTACCTCTGGAACCTCCAAGTGAAGCTTCAGCCCATCGTAAACCTCTTGCCAGATAAAGGAAGACTGATGGACTTTCTCCTCCAGAGGAAGGAATGCAAGATGGTCATCCTGTCTGTCTGTTCGCAGA TGTTGAGTGAGTCAGACAGAGCAACGTTACCTGTGATTGCCACGGTTTTTGACAAACTCAATCACGAGTATAAGAAGTACCTGGATGCTGAGCAGAGCTACACAATG GCACTAGAAGCGGGGCAGAGCCGGAGCAGCCCACTTCTCAAAAGGCCAGTGCGGACCCAGGCTGTGATCGATCAGTCCGACATGTACACCCACGTCCTGTCGGTGTTCACTGAGAAGAAG GACATGCCTCATAAATTTGTGATAGCCGTGCTGATGGAATACATTCGCTCTCTTAACCAGTTTCAGATCACAGTGCAG CATTACTTACACGAGCTGGTCATCAAGACGCTGGTCCAGCACAACCTCTTTTATATGCTGCATCAGTTCCTGCAGTACCACGTCCTCAGCGACTCCAAGCCTTTG GCTTGTTTGCTCTTATCCCTAGAAAGTTTCTACCCTCCCGCCCACCAGCTATCTCTGGATATGCTGAAG cgCCTCTCGACAGCCAACGACGAGATCGTCGAAGTGCTGCTTTCCAAACACCAAGTGTTAGCCGCCTTACGGTTCATCCGGGGCATTGGCGGCCACGACAACATTTCTGCACGAAAATTTTTAGATGCCGCGAAGCAGACTGAAGACAACATGCTTTTCTATACTATATTTCGGTTTTTTGAACAGCGAAACCAGCGTTTGCGAGGGAACCCTAACTTTACGCCAG GAGAACATTGTGAAGAACATGTTGCCTTTTTCAAACAGGTTTTTGGAGACCAAGCTCTAATGAGGCCTACAACATTCTGA